In the genome of Flaviflexus ciconiae, one region contains:
- a CDS encoding ATP-binding protein, which translates to MLSTILVANRGEIAARIIRTVHDMGLRAVAVYADQDIDSPAIGLADEAYALGGATISETYLNGDRILEIAKQAGADAIHPGYGFLSEVPEFADAVAEAGIAWIGPKGSTITQLGDKIGARRTAHAAGVSPVPGTNDPVKSVEEIRSFASAHGFPIVAKRSDGGGGRGIVVLRSEADVDEFEARYGGKGGDLGAYFLEKFVESARHVETQCMADSHGNFAVVSTRDCSVQRRNQKLIEEAPSPFMPTGAEETMRAWSESLFRQTDYVGLGTCEFLLDSDGSVYFLEVNPRLQVEHTVSEEVTGLDLVAEQIRIASGEELSPVPEVRGHSIELRITSEDPGADLVPTAGTISALEWPTGHGIRVETGVRIGDTVSPDFDSMIAKLIVTGPDRPTTIARCLRALKELTIEGIATPKDLLASVLRHDDFAKDFTVGTRWMETKYLPNADLPAPFAGNQPGDNGDARRSFVAEIDGKRHSISLPAEFFAFSGNGHPAAPARPQQLRRTGGRSAAATTGAAAVAADGVLSAPIQSIVVRIAVEVGQKVEKGDVLLVLESMKMEKYVHAPSAGTVSEIYVSQAQNIPAHTPLIKLEEDQ; encoded by the coding sequence ATGCTATCGACAATTCTTGTCGCCAATCGTGGTGAAATCGCCGCCAGGATCATCCGCACGGTCCACGACATGGGTCTGCGTGCCGTTGCCGTCTACGCGGATCAAGACATCGACTCTCCTGCCATTGGGCTTGCCGACGAGGCTTACGCACTCGGCGGTGCAACGATATCCGAGACGTACCTGAACGGTGACCGGATCCTGGAGATCGCGAAGCAGGCCGGTGCCGATGCTATCCACCCTGGCTACGGTTTCCTGTCCGAGGTTCCCGAGTTCGCTGACGCCGTCGCAGAAGCCGGCATCGCCTGGATCGGTCCGAAGGGTTCGACAATCACGCAGCTGGGAGACAAGATCGGTGCACGCCGCACCGCTCACGCGGCAGGCGTTTCCCCCGTTCCCGGAACGAATGACCCCGTGAAGTCGGTAGAGGAGATCCGTTCCTTCGCTTCTGCTCACGGGTTTCCGATCGTTGCGAAGAGGAGCGATGGTGGCGGCGGCCGAGGCATCGTCGTCCTGCGCTCCGAAGCCGATGTCGACGAGTTTGAGGCCCGGTATGGCGGGAAGGGCGGCGACCTGGGTGCGTATTTCCTGGAGAAGTTCGTCGAGTCCGCTCGCCACGTGGAGACGCAGTGCATGGCGGACAGCCACGGCAACTTCGCCGTCGTATCGACCCGCGACTGTTCGGTGCAGCGCCGCAACCAGAAGCTCATCGAGGAAGCACCGTCGCCGTTTATGCCAACGGGCGCCGAGGAGACCATGCGAGCATGGTCCGAAAGCCTGTTCCGCCAGACCGACTACGTTGGCCTCGGTACCTGCGAGTTCCTTCTCGACTCCGATGGTTCCGTCTATTTCCTTGAGGTCAATCCCCGCCTTCAGGTTGAGCACACCGTTTCCGAAGAAGTAACCGGTCTTGACCTTGTTGCCGAACAGATCCGCATCGCTTCCGGCGAAGAACTTTCTCCCGTTCCCGAGGTGCGCGGCCACTCGATCGAGCTGCGTATTACCTCCGAGGATCCGGGTGCCGACCTGGTTCCGACCGCGGGCACCATTTCTGCACTCGAGTGGCCAACCGGTCACGGTATCCGCGTTGAGACCGGCGTCCGCATTGGCGACACCGTGTCACCCGACTTTGATTCAATGATCGCAAAGCTGATCGTCACGGGCCCGGACCGCCCCACCACCATTGCGCGCTGTCTCCGCGCCCTGAAGGAACTGACGATCGAGGGCATTGCCACTCCGAAGGACCTTCTTGCCTCCGTGCTGCGTCACGATGACTTCGCGAAGGACTTCACGGTTGGTACGCGGTGGATGGAGACGAAGTACCTGCCGAACGCAGACCTTCCCGCACCGTTTGCTGGCAATCAGCCCGGCGATAATGGCGATGCTCGACGCAGCTTTGTTGCCGAGATCGACGGCAAGCGTCATAGCATCTCGCTTCCCGCAGAGTTCTTCGCATTTTCCGGCAACGGGCACCCCGCTGCCCCGGCCCGGCCTCAGCAGCTCCGCCGTACCGGCGGACGTAGCGCTGCCGCAACAACCGGCGCTGCCGCTGTTGCCGCCGACGGTGTCCTGTCTGCCCCGATCCAGTCGATTGTTGTCCGCATCGCCGTTGAGGTGGGCCAGAAGGTCGAGAAAGGCGACGTTCTTCTTGTTCTTGAGTCGATGAAGATGGAGAAGTACGTTCACGCTCCCTCTGCCGGCACGGTCTCTGAGATTTACGTGTCTCAGGCCCAGAACATTCCTGCACACACACCACTCATCAAGTTGGAGGAGGATCAGTGA
- a CDS encoding acyl-CoA carboxylase subunit beta, with protein MPHRKPHAPAVTAARIDYAKIAETAEEKATAFQHTKGKNTARERLNLLLDADSFVEIGQFAGGNPKDGFLGAAVVTGFGEIAGRQVAVYAQDFSVRGGTLGRAEGQKILALMDKALSMKIPIISMLDSGGARIQEGVVALGQYGRIFKKTCEASGLIPQISMILGPCAGGAVYAPALTDFIVMTKENSHMFVTGPDVVKAVTGENVSMNDLGGGELHNFQSGVAHYLADDEVDAIDYVRSLLSYLPSNCDELPPHYTYTPSVEDEKAASEVAALVPAESRQPYDIIEVIEHLVDYGEFLEVQQGFASSIVIGFACINGSAVGIVADQPNHNAGTLDVDASEKAARFVRCCDAYGIPIVTLVDVPGYRPGTEQEQAGIIRRGAKLIFAYANATAPMVTVILRKAYGGAYIVMGSKSIGADFTFAWPDAEIAVMGAEGAVNILKRREIKAAGPNEKDMAEARARLAAEYQANEINPSLSVENGELDGIIDPVLTRQTIAESLEILRTKERTHPGPKRHSNGPL; from the coding sequence ATGCCGCACCGGAAGCCCCATGCTCCCGCCGTGACGGCAGCGCGGATCGATTACGCGAAGATTGCCGAGACGGCTGAGGAGAAGGCAACGGCCTTCCAGCACACCAAGGGCAAGAACACAGCCCGGGAGCGCCTCAACCTGCTACTGGATGCTGATTCGTTTGTCGAGATTGGCCAGTTCGCTGGCGGCAACCCGAAGGACGGTTTCCTGGGCGCGGCTGTCGTGACCGGCTTCGGTGAGATCGCCGGCCGTCAGGTCGCCGTCTATGCTCAGGACTTCTCCGTGCGCGGCGGAACCCTGGGCCGCGCGGAGGGCCAGAAGATCCTCGCTCTCATGGACAAAGCGCTTTCCATGAAGATCCCGATCATTTCGATGCTGGATTCGGGCGGCGCCCGCATCCAGGAAGGCGTGGTGGCACTTGGCCAGTATGGTCGGATCTTTAAGAAGACCTGCGAGGCCTCCGGCCTGATCCCCCAGATCTCCATGATTCTCGGCCCCTGTGCCGGTGGCGCCGTTTATGCTCCTGCGCTCACTGACTTCATTGTCATGACGAAGGAGAACTCCCACATGTTCGTCACGGGACCCGACGTGGTGAAGGCCGTGACGGGCGAAAACGTGTCGATGAACGACCTGGGTGGCGGCGAACTCCACAACTTCCAGTCGGGCGTTGCGCACTACCTGGCTGACGACGAGGTGGACGCAATCGACTACGTGCGTTCCCTACTGTCGTACCTCCCGTCAAACTGCGACGAGCTACCCCCGCACTACACGTACACTCCGTCGGTTGAGGACGAGAAGGCGGCCTCCGAGGTCGCGGCCCTCGTCCCGGCGGAGTCTCGCCAGCCCTACGACATCATCGAGGTCATCGAGCATCTCGTTGACTACGGTGAGTTCCTCGAAGTCCAGCAAGGCTTCGCCTCCTCCATTGTGATCGGCTTCGCCTGTATCAACGGTTCGGCCGTTGGCATCGTTGCGGACCAGCCGAACCACAACGCGGGAACCCTGGACGTGGATGCGTCCGAGAAGGCGGCCCGCTTTGTTCGCTGCTGCGATGCCTACGGCATTCCGATCGTCACTCTCGTTGACGTTCCCGGCTACCGCCCCGGTACGGAACAGGAGCAGGCCGGAATCATCCGCCGCGGCGCGAAGCTGATCTTTGCTTACGCGAACGCTACCGCCCCGATGGTGACCGTGATTCTCCGCAAGGCCTACGGCGGTGCCTACATCGTCATGGGTTCCAAGTCGATCGGTGCGGACTTCACGTTTGCTTGGCCCGATGCTGAAATCGCGGTCATGGGGGCGGAAGGCGCCGTGAATATCTTGAAGCGGCGCGAAATCAAGGCGGCCGGCCCGAACGAGAAGGACATGGCGGAGGCACGTGCCCGCCTTGCTGCCGAGTATCAGGCCAACGAAATCAACCCCAGCCTTTCGGTGGAAAACGGCGAGCTAGACGGAATCATCGATCCCGTTCTTACCCGCCAGACCATCGCTGAATCACTTGAAATTTTGCGCACGAAAGAACGTACGCACCCCGGACCCAAGCGCCACTCAAACGGCCCGCTCTAA
- the acpS gene encoding holo-ACP synthase AcpS: MIIGVGVDLVGIESFAQQLDSPGTVYARAFTGQERRTAKNRANTSGSVAGHLAARWAAKEAFIKAWSAALIGTPPPLTQEEVDWSQIEVVSDRWGRPTLTIHEPLAAAVKRSLAERYGRGSTTWHISMSHDGGMAMATAIADRTSS; this comes from the coding sequence GTGATCATCGGTGTGGGTGTAGACCTTGTCGGAATCGAGTCCTTTGCACAGCAACTGGACTCCCCCGGCACGGTCTACGCCCGCGCCTTCACCGGCCAAGAACGCCGCACCGCCAAGAACCGAGCCAACACCTCCGGTTCGGTCGCGGGACACCTGGCGGCACGGTGGGCGGCGAAAGAAGCCTTCATTAAGGCCTGGTCCGCCGCCCTTATCGGAACCCCGCCCCCGCTCACCCAAGAAGAGGTCGACTGGTCACAGATCGAAGTTGTTTCTGACAGGTGGGGCAGGCCTACTCTCACCATCCACGAGCCACTCGCAGCGGCAGTCAAGAGATCGCTCGCGGAACGGTACGGCCGTGGATCCACCACTTGGCACATATCTATGAGTCACGATGGTGGGATGGCGATGGCGACGGCGATTGCTGACAGGACATCGTCCTGA
- a CDS encoding DUF6458 family protein, with protein MRAVRVGGPIILAAIGAILYFAVPDAVEEVPLGTIGLILMIAGGIWLVLELILGRRRSSVITEQRTINDGGVPRQEVHERRQDEI; from the coding sequence ATGAGAGCTGTAAGAGTCGGCGGCCCGATCATTCTCGCGGCCATTGGCGCCATTCTTTACTTCGCGGTCCCGGATGCTGTTGAGGAGGTTCCGCTCGGAACCATTGGACTCATCCTCATGATCGCTGGCGGAATCTGGCTTGTTCTCGAGCTCATCCTTGGACGTCGAAGGTCCTCGGTGATCACGGAGCAGCGAACTATCAACGACGGCGGAGTGCCGCGACAAGAGGTGCACGAGAGGCGCCAGGACGAGATCTGA
- a CDS encoding dihydroxyacetone kinase family protein translates to MTRLVNVPEDFPAESLRGFVLANKRYVKPVYGGVVRSTATRDGKVAVVYGGGSGHYPAFAGWVGQGFADGAVCGNIFSSPSGAQAYSVLKAADRGAGVLIGFGNYAGDVLHFGQAIERLRAEGIDADTLVVTDDIASGSKDELEKRRGIAGDFPTFKIASAAAEAGKDFEEVKRVFAKANDATRSFGVAFDGCTLPGADGPLFTVPEGKMAIGLGIHGEPGVDEAPLGTANEVAKTLVDGLLEERPEGANRVVAMVNGLGDTKYEELFIVAGAVHDLLEEAGIVVEDLESGEFVTSLDMAGISLTLTWVDDELLEYWNAPCDSPAYRKGSVKQVERDDAVLNNEAAKVTVTETGSEASQAAASKAADLLGEIATMLESKKDELGELDAVAGDGDHGIGMENGSRAAAKAAQALVADGAGLSTTLAAAGDAWSDRAGGTSGALWGAILTSFGAALGNEDAPTENKLVEAVVAAREAVQRLGGAEVGDKTLVDALVPLTEALTTTEGDLKTKAEAALKAGEEGASSTTDLVAKVGRARPLGQKSVGTPDPGAISLVEVARVLLGAL, encoded by the coding sequence ATGACGCGTCTAGTGAACGTTCCTGAAGATTTTCCCGCAGAGTCGCTTCGCGGCTTCGTTCTCGCGAACAAGCGGTACGTGAAGCCCGTCTACGGTGGCGTGGTCCGTTCGACCGCGACACGTGACGGCAAGGTTGCTGTTGTGTACGGCGGTGGCTCCGGCCACTACCCGGCCTTCGCTGGCTGGGTCGGTCAGGGCTTTGCCGATGGTGCCGTGTGCGGCAACATTTTCTCCTCCCCATCAGGAGCACAGGCCTACTCGGTCCTGAAAGCAGCCGACCGGGGTGCCGGTGTTCTTATTGGTTTTGGTAACTACGCAGGCGACGTCCTCCACTTCGGCCAGGCCATTGAGCGCCTTCGTGCCGAGGGTATTGATGCAGACACTCTGGTTGTCACGGATGACATTGCTTCCGGTTCGAAGGATGAACTGGAGAAGCGCCGCGGTATTGCCGGTGACTTCCCGACCTTCAAGATTGCTTCTGCCGCGGCAGAGGCAGGTAAGGACTTCGAGGAGGTCAAGCGCGTCTTCGCCAAGGCAAACGACGCGACCCGTTCCTTCGGCGTAGCTTTCGACGGCTGTACTCTTCCCGGTGCCGATGGACCGCTGTTCACCGTCCCGGAGGGGAAGATGGCGATCGGTCTCGGCATTCACGGTGAACCCGGCGTTGACGAAGCACCTCTTGGTACGGCCAACGAGGTCGCTAAGACCCTCGTTGATGGTCTGCTCGAGGAACGTCCCGAGGGCGCGAACCGCGTTGTCGCCATGGTCAACGGCCTGGGTGACACGAAGTACGAGGAGCTGTTCATTGTCGCCGGTGCAGTCCACGACCTCCTGGAAGAGGCAGGCATTGTCGTTGAAGACCTGGAGTCGGGCGAGTTCGTGACTTCTTTGGACATGGCAGGCATTTCCCTCACCCTGACCTGGGTTGATGACGAGCTCCTTGAGTACTGGAACGCACCGTGCGATTCCCCTGCCTACCGCAAGGGCTCTGTCAAGCAGGTTGAGCGCGACGATGCGGTTCTCAACAACGAGGCCGCGAAGGTCACCGTCACCGAGACCGGATCTGAAGCTTCCCAGGCCGCCGCATCCAAGGCCGCAGATCTCCTTGGTGAGATCGCCACCATGCTCGAATCTAAGAAGGACGAGCTGGGTGAACTGGACGCCGTTGCTGGCGACGGTGACCACGGCATTGGCATGGAGAATGGTTCCCGCGCAGCCGCTAAGGCAGCCCAGGCACTGGTTGCTGATGGTGCTGGCCTGTCGACCACCCTGGCCGCTGCGGGTGACGCGTGGTCCGATCGTGCTGGCGGCACCTCGGGTGCTCTCTGGGGCGCTATCCTCACCTCGTTCGGCGCGGCCCTTGGTAACGAGGATGCTCCGACCGAGAACAAGCTTGTCGAAGCAGTGGTTGCGGCTCGGGAAGCAGTTCAGCGACTCGGTGGTGCAGAGGTGGGCGACAAGACTCTTGTTGACGCCCTCGTTCCGCTCACCGAAGCCCTGACGACCACCGAGGGTGACCTCAAGACCAAGGCAGAGGCCGCTCTAAAGGCAGGCGAAGAAGGCGCATCCTCCACCACGGACCTTGTCGCCAAGGTTGGTCGCGCCCGCCCGCTCGGCCAGAAGTCCGTCGGCACCCCCGATCCGGGAGCTATCTCCCTCGTCGAGGTCGCACGCGTCCTCCTCGGAGCTCTCTAA
- a CDS encoding NUDIX hydrolase, with the protein MSRFHDLVDKFGALPIPLERARTGGRRSAVLMALTDEDDTRIVLTRRALTMRFHPGQVSFPGGSLEEGETPVDAALREAHEEVGLEPTRVSVLGELPGLSLAASSNAVTPIIGVIGPGERPDVVDEAEVDSVHLPTLEYLADPDIRMTALIPGRPYRGPAFQLGDIFIWGFTAHLLDGLLEVGGWEKEWDHDRTIIVPEEYRRERG; encoded by the coding sequence ATGAGCCGCTTTCACGATCTCGTTGACAAGTTCGGTGCCCTCCCCATTCCGCTCGAGAGGGCACGAACCGGGGGCCGCCGGTCCGCTGTTCTCATGGCGCTCACCGATGAGGATGACACCAGGATCGTGCTCACGAGGCGGGCTCTGACCATGCGCTTTCATCCCGGCCAGGTCTCCTTCCCGGGGGGTTCCCTCGAAGAAGGCGAAACCCCGGTTGATGCTGCGTTGCGGGAAGCCCACGAAGAAGTAGGGCTTGAACCCACAAGGGTCTCGGTTCTCGGGGAACTCCCGGGCCTGTCGCTTGCAGCATCATCAAATGCAGTTACCCCAATCATTGGTGTTATCGGGCCCGGCGAACGCCCCGACGTGGTCGACGAGGCAGAGGTCGACTCCGTTCACCTGCCGACACTCGAATACTTGGCGGACCCCGATATTCGCATGACTGCACTCATTCCAGGCAGACCCTACCGGGGACCGGCCTTCCAGCTTGGCGACATATTTATATGGGGATTCACGGCTCACCTACTTGATGGTCTTCTGGAAGTTGGTGGCTGGGAAAAAGAATGGGACCACGACCGCACCATCATCGTCCCGGAAGAATACCGGCGAGAACGGGGCTGA
- a CDS encoding L-lactate dehydrogenase → MTDTASTTKLSIVGAGSVGSSLAYASLIRGSANTVALYDLNTEKVDAEVLDLAHGSQYTQASQIIGGSDISCVAGSDIVVITAGARQKPGQSRLDLAGTNVDILGSLMPQLLEQAPNAIYMLVTNPCDVLTTAALKISGLPTHRVLSSGTVLDTSRLRWLVGNKIGISPRSVHAMMVGEHGDTEFALWSSATIGQSPLQDWKDSAGNRVFDREVLDSLEHEVMNSAYKVIQGKGATNYAIGVAGARVVEAILRDQKAVLPVSTLLNNYHGISDIALSVPSIVGRGGVERTLNFPMDDIEEAKLHKSAEALLSVQKSLGI, encoded by the coding sequence ATGACTGATACCGCCAGCACCACGAAGCTCTCGATCGTTGGAGCGGGATCCGTGGGATCCTCTCTTGCTTACGCCTCTCTCATCCGCGGCTCCGCCAACACTGTTGCCCTCTACGACCTCAACACCGAGAAGGTCGATGCCGAGGTCCTCGACCTTGCGCACGGAAGCCAGTACACCCAGGCCTCCCAGATCATTGGTGGCTCCGATATTTCCTGCGTCGCAGGTTCCGACATTGTTGTCATCACTGCCGGTGCACGCCAGAAGCCCGGACAGTCTCGACTGGACCTGGCTGGCACGAATGTCGACATCTTGGGTTCTCTTATGCCGCAGTTGCTCGAGCAGGCCCCGAACGCGATCTACATGCTCGTCACGAACCCGTGCGATGTGCTGACCACGGCAGCCCTGAAGATCTCCGGTCTTCCCACCCACCGCGTGCTCTCCTCCGGAACGGTTCTTGACACGTCCCGCCTGCGCTGGCTGGTTGGCAACAAGATCGGGATCTCGCCCCGTTCCGTGCACGCCATGATGGTGGGCGAGCACGGCGACACCGAGTTCGCACTCTGGTCTTCCGCCACGATTGGCCAGTCCCCGCTCCAGGATTGGAAAGACTCGGCAGGTAACCGCGTCTTCGACCGTGAGGTTCTCGATTCCCTCGAGCACGAAGTCATGAACTCCGCCTACAAGGTCATTCAGGGTAAGGGCGCAACGAACTACGCAATCGGCGTTGCCGGTGCCCGAGTCGTGGAGGCGATCCTCCGCGACCAGAAGGCCGTCCTCCCCGTCTCAACCCTCTTGAACAACTACCACGGGATTTCCGACATCGCCCTGTCCGTCCCCTCGATCGTGGGCCGTGGCGGCGTTGAACGCACCCTGAACTTCCCCATGGACGACATCGAAGAGGCGAAGCTCCACAAGTCCGCCGAGGCCCTCCTGTCCGTCCAGAAGTCCCTCGGAATCTAA